A stretch of DNA from Deltaproteobacteria bacterium:
TGGGCTTGGCAGTGGTGATGACAATCCCAATGACAGGGATTTTGAATCCTTCCAAGGCATTTCACCCGGATATTTTCATGGTGCAATATTTAAGGATGTAGGCGACCCGAGGATTGGCGGCGCCCCTGAGGTATTAAACCATGGAGGCATAGAGGCAAATGGGCTTGGCAATCAGAGGATGTTGGCTTTAAACCTCAAATATCAGGCAACAGATGATTTAAGTCTTGGGCTTTTTGGCGGTATGTTTTGGCTGACAGAGGATAAGAATGTTAATCTGAATGCCACATCAGGAGGCGCTACCTATCTGAACAACCATATAGGGAATGAGGTTGCCCTTACTGCTGACTATTCTCTGGCAAAAAACTTGAACCTTCATCTGCAGGCAGCATGGTTTATGGGCGATAACGGAATGTATGATACTACTGCAACAACCACACCCGGTGATACGGCATCAGAGTATCTTGTAATGCTCGCGCTTGGGAGTTCTAAAAAAACCATAATTAGACTTCGTTTGCTTTGGTCAAATACTGCGTCAAATCTGTCTGTCCAAATACTCACATACTTAATAGGTCAGGCATCTTGCCTGACAAAGTCAGCCGAGACGGCTGACCTATTAGGAAGCCTGACCTATTGTCCCCTGATAGAAACTTTCAGGGGCAGGCTTTGGCTCAAATCTTGCGTTTGCACCCGAAAAATAAAAACCAAATGCATTTTTCGGGTTAACCAATTAAAACAAATTAAAACACAAATTTGAAAGGGATTTAAAAAATAAGGAACTCTTGCAGCCCATCCCGATTTTATGATTGCAATTTGGCTGGTTCTGATTTATATGACTAACTGTGCATGACAGAGAAATCCACAAGGTTATAAAAATCCTAAAAAGCACTGTCAGAGAATTTTCATCCCCTGCTGTAACTCAAGTATCAAATAAAACGCATGACCCGTTTAATGTTTTAATCTCCTGCATATTGAGTTTAAGGACAAAAGATAAGACAACCCTTGAGGCATCAAAAAGGCTTTTTAAACTTGCATCCACACCTCAAAGAATGCAATCCCTCCCTTTAAAAACTATTGAAAAGGCAATCTATCCTGTTGGTTTTTATCGTGTGAAGGCAGGAAATATCAAGGCGATATGCAATGAGTTGTGCAACAAATATGATTCAAAAGTCCCTGACACAATTGATGAACTTCTGAAATTAAAGGGCGTTGGCAGAAAAACTGCAAACCTTGTTGTTACATCGGGCTATGGAAAATATGGAATATGTGTTGATACGCATGTTCATAGAATCACAAACCGATGGGAATATGTAAAAACAAGGTCGCCGCATGAAACAGAGTTTGCCTTAAGAATAAAACTTCCCCAAAAATACTGGCTCATAATAAATGACCTGCTTGTCCAATTTGGGCAAAATATCTGCAAACCGATTTCTCCATTATGCAGTAAATGTAGATTGTCTGATTACTGCAATAAAGTAGGTGTTTTAAAAAATAGATAAAAATACCTTGAATAAAAACAGATTGTTATGCTATCTTGGTTAAAACCCATTGTGCTTCTCTGCAATGGATGGAGGTTATGTTTATGAATACTTATCAGATGGTTATGAGATTATCTTTGGTGTCAATATCTTTTATTATGCTGACTGCCTGCACAGGGACAAAGGGTGCTGCAAACAATTCTGCTGCCTCGTCATATTCTGAAGGACTGAGATTTTATCAAAACGGCAGATATGCTAGTGCTATTGGAAAACTGAAAATGGTCATGGAGGAATATCCGCTTAGTGAAGAGGCTTTAAATGCAGAACTCATTCTGGCAGATGCATATTATGATAGTGAGGAATACGAGGATGCAGTAGTCTATTATACCGATTTTGTATCACTTCACCCGAGGCATCCGCAAGCACCGTATGCCCAGTTTCAAAAGGGGATGAGTTATTTAAGGCAGATTTCTACGATAGATAGGGACCAGATTCCTACAAAAAAGGCTTTATTTATATTTCAAGACCTCATTTCCATGTATCCTTCAGGGACATACACTGAAAAGGCAAAGGAGATGATTCCATTTTTAAGAAAACGGCTTGCAGAAAGAGAACTTTATATTGCCAATTTTTATTTTAAAAATAAGAATTACAAGGGTGCGCTTTCAAGATATGCAGAGATATTAAAGGAATATCCGGACGTCGGTCTGACTGACAAGACTCTGTATTATATCGGAGAAACCTACATAAAACTTGGGGAAAAGGACTTGGCAAAAGATGTATTTTCAAATCTAGTTACAAGTTATCCTGACAGCCCTTTTGCCAAAGATGCCAAGGGGAAAGAATTTAAAAAGGCTTACGAGATGCATAGTGATTATGATGAAAAGATTGCTGAAATGGACAGGAAGGTTTATCTGACTTCTGACGAAGAGGTTGAAAGGAAAAGGCTGCAAAAACTGAAACTCGCACAAAAGGATAAGATAGAGGAGATAGTTTCCAAATACAGGTAATAGGCTATAGGCGATGGGTAATAGGAAAAATCCTATAGCCTCTAGCCCATTGCCTATAGCCTGCTTTTTTATATGCGAAGCGACAGAATCAAAAAAGGTTTAGAAAGGGTTCCTCATAGGGCGCTCCTTTATGCAACAGGTCTTACAAAAGAGGAAATGGCAAAACCCTTCATAGGTGTTGCCACTTCTTTCAATGACCTTGTGCCCGGGCATATCGGCATGAGGACCCTTGAAAGGTTCATTGAAAAGGGTGTGCATACAGGGGGAGGGCATTCGTTCTTTTTCGGTGTGCCTGCAATATGCGATGGCATTGCAATGGGGCATACAGGCATGCACTACAGTCTGCCAAGCAGGGAACTTATTGCGGACATGATAGAGTCTGTTGCGATGGCTCATGCCCTTGATGGGCTTGTGCTTTTAACAAACTGCGACAAAATCACACCCGGTATGCTCATGGCTGCTGCAAGGCTTGACATTCCTTCTATAGTTGTTACAGCAGGACCAATGCACACAGGCATGTATAAGATGAAGAGACGCTCATTTGTCCGCGATACTTATGAGGCAATAGGCAGATTTAAAAACAAGGAAATCACAGGGCAGGAATTATCTGACTTGGAGTTCTGCGCATGTCCGGGCGGAGGTTCGTGTCAGGGGATGTATACTGCTAACACAATGGCATGTGTTACCGAATCTTTAGGCATGTCTCTAGTTGGCTCTGCAACCGGTCTTGAGGGCTCTGCTGAAAAAAGACGAATTGCATTTGATTCAGGCGTCAGGATTGTTGAAATGGTGAAAGAGGATTTGACGCCGCGTAAAATCATGACAAAAGACGCATTTGAAAACGCCATAAGGATTGACATGGCTCTTGGCGGTTCAACAAATACGGCGCTTCATATACCTGCAATTGCCAATGAGGCAGGGATTGAACTGCCTTTAGAGATTTTTGACAGGGTAAGCAAGGAGACGCCCAACATTGTTAAACTGGAACCGGCAGGCGACCATTTTATGGAGGATTTGGAATATGCAGGCGGCATACCTGCTGTGATGAATAGGTTGAAGCATCTCTTAAAAGACAATATAACCATTTCCCAAAAAGGCATAAAAGAGATTGCGGAAGATGGAAAGGTCATTGACAGCGATGTTATAAGGACGATTGAAAACGCATATTATAAAGAAGGCGGCATAGCAGTTTTAAAGGGCAATCTTGCGCCTGACGGATGTGTTGTCAAGCAGACTGCGGTGAATGATAAGGCAAGACATTTTACCGGAAAGGCAAGGTGTTTTGATTCAGAAGAATCTGCAATGCAGGCAATACTCGCAGGTAAGATAAAGGCAGGTGATGTGGTTGTTGTAAGATATGAGGGGCCGAAGGGTGGACCGGGTATGAGAGAGATGCTTGCGCCTACTGCAACAATTACAGGTATGGGTATGGCGGACAAGGTTGCGCTTATAACGGACGGCAGGTTTTCAGGCGGTACACGGGGATCATGCATAGGACATATATCGCCGGAGGCGATGGAGGGCGGGACAATTGCATTTGTCCGGGATGGAGATGAGATAGAGATAGATATACCGAATAGAAAAATAGAACTGAAAGTTGAGAATGGAGAACTGATCAGAAGAAAAACAAACTGGAAACCGCCTGAGCCAAAGATTAAAAAAGGGTGGCTTAGCAGATACGCAAAGGTTGTAACATCAGCAAATACAGGGGCGGTAGTGAAGGCATAAAAACAAATGACCGCACCATTG
This window harbors:
- a CDS encoding alginate export family protein, coding for MLKRVRQNSSAWNREMFLVFPLGSAKLKVGRMWEGDPFKGLMFIDVKDALTITYPVNAINLVASIVNMDDDANKNDNFFSLVGTYAPEGSVFSGSLGLYHRVTNDSSTSGTYIEDRPQYLAVALGIAQEPWTLGITGAFMFGDKDINTGGVSTSYDYKGYAFDIRAGYDFAKISNIPLTAEVIFGLGSGDDNPNDRDFESFQGISPGYFHGAIFKDVGDPRIGGAPEVLNHGGIEANGLGNQRMLALNLKYQATDDLSLGLFGGMFWLTEDKNVNLNATSGGATYLNNHIGNEVALTADYSLAKNLNLHLQAAWFMGDNGMYDTTATTTPGDTASEYLVMLALGSSKKTIIRLRLLWSNTASNLSVQILTYLIGQASCLTKSAETADLLGSLTYCPLIETFRGRLWLKSCVCTRKIKTKCIFRVNQLKQIKTQI
- a CDS encoding endonuclease III — its product is MHDREIHKVIKILKSTVREFSSPAVTQVSNKTHDPFNVLISCILSLRTKDKTTLEASKRLFKLASTPQRMQSLPLKTIEKAIYPVGFYRVKAGNIKAICNELCNKYDSKVPDTIDELLKLKGVGRKTANLVVTSGYGKYGICVDTHVHRITNRWEYVKTRSPHETEFALRIKLPQKYWLIINDLLVQFGQNICKPISPLCSKCRLSDYCNKVGVLKNR
- the bamD gene encoding outer membrane protein assembly factor BamD, translated to MNTYQMVMRLSLVSISFIMLTACTGTKGAANNSAASSYSEGLRFYQNGRYASAIGKLKMVMEEYPLSEEALNAELILADAYYDSEEYEDAVVYYTDFVSLHPRHPQAPYAQFQKGMSYLRQISTIDRDQIPTKKALFIFQDLISMYPSGTYTEKAKEMIPFLRKRLAERELYIANFYFKNKNYKGALSRYAEILKEYPDVGLTDKTLYYIGETYIKLGEKDLAKDVFSNLVTSYPDSPFAKDAKGKEFKKAYEMHSDYDEKIAEMDRKVYLTSDEEVERKRLQKLKLAQKDKIEEIVSKYR
- the ilvD gene encoding dihydroxy-acid dehydratase codes for the protein MRSDRIKKGLERVPHRALLYATGLTKEEMAKPFIGVATSFNDLVPGHIGMRTLERFIEKGVHTGGGHSFFFGVPAICDGIAMGHTGMHYSLPSRELIADMIESVAMAHALDGLVLLTNCDKITPGMLMAAARLDIPSIVVTAGPMHTGMYKMKRRSFVRDTYEAIGRFKNKEITGQELSDLEFCACPGGGSCQGMYTANTMACVTESLGMSLVGSATGLEGSAEKRRIAFDSGVRIVEMVKEDLTPRKIMTKDAFENAIRIDMALGGSTNTALHIPAIANEAGIELPLEIFDRVSKETPNIVKLEPAGDHFMEDLEYAGGIPAVMNRLKHLLKDNITISQKGIKEIAEDGKVIDSDVIRTIENAYYKEGGIAVLKGNLAPDGCVVKQTAVNDKARHFTGKARCFDSEESAMQAILAGKIKAGDVVVVRYEGPKGGPGMREMLAPTATITGMGMADKVALITDGRFSGGTRGSCIGHISPEAMEGGTIAFVRDGDEIEIDIPNRKIELKVENGELIRRKTNWKPPEPKIKKGWLSRYAKVVTSANTGAVVKA